DNA from Methylosinus sp. H3A:
CAGTCTTCGATTGTTGAACCAGTCGACCCATTCGAGCGTGGCGAACTCGACCGCTTCGAAGTTTCGCCACGGCCCGCGTCGCCAGATCAGCTCGGCCTTGTAGAGCCCGTTGATCGTCTCGGCGAGCGCGTTGTCGTAGCTGTCGCCGACGCTGCCGACCGATGGTTCGACGCCGGCCTCGGCGAGGCGCTCGGTGTATTTTATAGAGACGTATTGAACGCCGCGGTCGCTATGATGGACGAGGCCGCCGCCATGAACCGGCCGACGATCATGCAGCGCCTGCTCGAGCGCGTCGAGCACGAAGCCCGCATGCGCCGTGCGCGAGGCGCGCCAGCCGACGATCCGCCGAGCGAAGGCGTCGATCACGAAAGCCACATAGACGAAGCCTTGCCAAGTCGAGACATAAGTGAAGTCGGACAGCCACAGCGCATTCGGCCGCGCCGCCCGAAATTGCCGGTTCACCTTGTCGAGCGGGCATGGAGCCTTGCGGTCGCTCACCGTCGTTTTGACCGGCCGGCCGCGCACGATCCCTTGCAACCCCATGTTCCGCATCAGCCGCGCCACCGTGCAGCGCGCGACCTTTTCGCCCTCCCGGTCCAACTGCTTCCACACCTTGCGTACGCCATAGACCTGGAAGTTCTCGTCGTAGACGCGCCGTATCTCTTTGCGAAGGACCGCGTCTCGGCGCGCTCTGGCCGAGGCCTTCGCAGGGTCACGCCGGCGCGCCGCATGCGCCCAATAGGTGGAAGGGGCGATCGGCAACAGCTTGCAGATCGGCTCGACCCCGTGCTTGTCCCGGTGATCGTCGATGAAGGCGATCATTGTTTCGAGCGGCGGTCGAGCTCCGCCGCCGCAAAATAAGCCGACGCCTTGCGCAGGATATCATTGGCCTGCCGCAACTCGCGGTTCTCGCGCTCCAGCGCCTTGATCCGCTCGCGCTCATCCGTCGTCGCGCCAGGGCGGGCGCCCGAGTCGCGCTCCGCCTGGCGGACCCAGTTCCGCAACGTCTCGCCCGTGCAGCCGATCTTCGCCGCGATCGAGGCGATCGCCGCCCATTGCGAGGCATGATCGCCCCGGTGCTCCAGCACCATCCGAACCGCCCGTTCCCGAACCTCAGGTGAAAATCTGTTCGATGTCTTCTTCTTCGTATCCATGGCTCCATCCTCTCAAGGCTTGGAGCCTCCGGCAATCCCGGCGCGGTTCACGCTGACGAGACTCGTCGGAGACGCGTGCAAGCTCGACGATCTCATCGCCGATATCGTCGACGAATTGCGGGCGCGGCCCTATGAGTTCGTCTTCGTCGCCGGCGGCTATCAGTTGCACACCAAAGCGCGTTTTGCAGAGGCGATCCGGGCGGCGAGTTCTGCGGACCCGCGCGACGCCGGCTCGCCGGAACTGACGCCGACCGAACCTCTGACCGTCACGGCCATCGCCTATCTGCAGCCGGCGACGCGCGCAGAGATCTCCCGCCTCGTCGGCAGGGAGATCAGCCGCGACATCATCGCCCGCCTGAAGCGTCTCGAACTCGTCGACGCAGGCCTGCGCGCGCCCGAACCCGGGGCGCCCTTCGCCTATGTGACGACAAAGAAGTTCTTGGAGGTCTTCGGCCTCGCGACGCTGCGCGACCTCCCGGACATCGAGAGGCTCGAGGACGAAGGCTTGCTGCAGCGACCTCGAACCGAGGCGGAACTCGACGGCGCCTTTGGACTTTCTGGCGAGGATGGCTCGACGTGCGACGACGCCGAGCTCGAAGACGCCGGCGACGACATTTAGCGAATCGAGCCGTCCCGCATTCCATCCTTTCGATGCGTGCGGACGACGCCGTAGGCGGCCGACAACGGCTGGCGGCTAGAGCTGATAGATATAGGACTTGCTGACCTTGTGTCGCTGGGCGATCTCGGCGACGGGAACGCCGCTCTTGCGTTCCGCGCGTAGCGCCTTGCGGAAAGCCGCGAGTTCTTTTCCGGACCGTCGGGAGTTGGTCTTCCCGGCAGTGCGTGAAGCTGTCTTCTGCTTGCTCGGCTGGGAGCCCGGCTTCTCGTTCGCCGCGAGGATCGCCTGCACGGTTTCGACGATCTTTTGTAACTGGCTAACTTGACGTTTGTTGAGCGCCATGGGTCCTCTCCCGAATCAGGATGAGGACAGCTACACGAACTCAGCCGCAACGCAAGTTTCTCCTTCATGTCGCTTAGCGCTTCTGTGTCTGCGTCGGCTCACAGAAATCGGCGCTGAGGTCATCGCCCCAGTGGCCGAAGTCACAAAAGGTCGGAGGCTCGGCGCCTCGAAGAGCCTGCCAAACCGGGCTCTTTCTCGATAAGACGGCTGAGCCCCCGCGCTCTTGAACTCTGCCCTATTGGCGGCACCCGAACATGGGTTGTTTCTGAGACGTCGTTGAGCCGCCGTGTCAAATACATTCGTTTGTTGGCCCTGCAGTGACGAGTCAAAGTTTCAAGGCGGCAGACGGATTTCGAGTGAGCGAGGTGCGTTAGGTTCCGCCAGAGGCAGGTCGAAGCTGAAGACCGCTCCACCGTCGCTCTTCTCCTTGCCCCATATTCTTCCGTAATGCGCTTCGACGATCGAGCGAGAAACCGACAGGCCGATGCCCATTCCGCTCGCCTTGGTCGTGGCGAAAGGCTCAAAAAGCTTCCCTTGCATGGTCTTCGACAGACCCCGGCCGGTATCGGCGATATCGACTCTGATCATGTTCGGTTTTTCGTTCGAGGTGGCGATGGTCAGCTCTCGCCTCGCAGAATCGTTCATGGCTTCGCGCGCGTTCCGTATCAGATTGATCAGAACTTGCTTTATCTGAACAC
Protein-coding regions in this window:
- a CDS encoding IS3 family transposase (programmed frameshift) gives rise to the protein MDTKKKTSNRFSPEVRERAVRMVLEHRGDHASQWAAIASIAAKIGCTGETLRNWVRQAERDSGARPGATTDERERIKALERENRELRQANDILRKASAYFCGGGARPPLETMIAFIDDHRDKHGVEPICKLLPIAPSTYWAHAARRRDPAKASARARRDAVLRKEIRRVYDENFQVYGVRKVWKQLDREGEKVARCTVARLMRNMGLQGIVRGRPVKTTVSDRKAPCPLDKVNRQFRAARPNALWLSDFTYVSTWQGFVYVAFVIDAFARRIVGWRASRTAHAGFVLDALEQALHDRRPVHGGGLVHHSDRGVQYVSIKYTERLAEAGVEPSVGSVGDSYDNALAETINGLYKAELIWRRGPWRNFEAVEFATLEWVDWFNNRRLLEPIGNIPPAEAEARYYAQLEEPAIAA
- a CDS encoding SMC-Scp complex subunit ScpB; the protein is MEPPAIPARFTLTRLVGDACKLDDLIADIVDELRARPYEFVFVAGGYQLHTKARFAEAIRAASSADPRDAGSPELTPTEPLTVTAIAYLQPATRAEISRLVGREISRDIIARLKRLELVDAGLRAPEPGAPFAYVTTKKFLEVFGLATLRDLPDIERLEDEGLLQRPRTEAELDGAFGLSGEDGSTCDDAELEDAGDDI